One part of the Vogesella sp. LIG4 genome encodes these proteins:
- a CDS encoding LacI family DNA-binding transcriptional regulator, with product MDHPPRRKKTARFVEIAALAGVSVATVDRVLNERGSVSARARAQVVEAARQLGVPRLLPDARHGLIHIDIVLPDNRTPFFQRLNRALQRGVAMLDKRLVVHRVWTPDQDEAALLRAIGPRRYPRQALIVAAPDTPAVRAALQQARSRGEHIALVVTRVDEVAGAGYFGIDNHAAGRTAGYLLGRLCRKVGRILLLSSRRDYRGHIERSSGCREVLQAQFPQLQCDEALRETYDDPDRCYWAVSEAFRRGDVIAGIYNTGAGSPGIEAALRRFAVDKVCWVTHELSDDHRQYLQQGLLDVVLDQDPDTQAIRALQHVLAALEMAPATGAPAQGGEFRLYFAENMGPQPYLA from the coding sequence ATGGACCATCCACCCCGCCGCAAGAAAACCGCGCGCTTCGTCGAGATCGCCGCGCTGGCCGGCGTCAGCGTCGCCACCGTCGACCGGGTGCTCAACGAACGCGGCAGCGTGTCGGCCAGGGCGCGGGCGCAGGTGGTGGAGGCGGCGCGCCAGCTGGGGGTGCCGCGGCTGCTGCCGGATGCGCGCCACGGGCTGATCCATATTGATATCGTGCTGCCGGACAACCGCACGCCGTTCTTCCAGCGGCTGAACCGGGCGCTGCAGCGTGGCGTGGCGATGCTGGACAAACGGCTGGTGGTGCACCGGGTGTGGACGCCGGATCAGGACGAAGCAGCACTGCTGCGTGCCATCGGCCCGCGCCGTTACCCGCGCCAGGCGCTGATCGTGGCGGCGCCGGACACGCCGGCGGTGCGCGCCGCGCTGCAGCAGGCGCGCTCGCGCGGCGAGCATATCGCCCTGGTGGTGACGCGGGTGGACGAGGTGGCGGGGGCCGGCTATTTCGGCATCGACAACCATGCCGCCGGGCGCACCGCCGGCTACCTGCTGGGCCGGCTGTGCCGCAAGGTTGGCCGCATCCTGCTGCTGAGCAGCCGCCGCGACTACCGCGGCCATATCGAGCGCAGCAGCGGTTGCCGCGAGGTGCTGCAGGCGCAGTTTCCGCAGTTGCAGTGCGACGAGGCGCTGCGCGAAACCTACGATGACCCGGACAGGTGCTACTGGGCAGTCAGCGAGGCGTTTCGCCGCGGCGACGTGATTGCCGGCATCTACAATACCGGCGCAGGCTCGCCCGGCATCGAGGCGGCGCTGCGGCGCTTTGCGGTGGACAAGGTGTGCTGGGTGACGCACGAGCTGTCGGACGATCATCGGCAATACCTGCAGCAGGGCCTGCTGGACGTGGTGCTGGACCAGGACCCGGATACCCAGGCCATCCGCGCCTTGCAGCATGTGCTGGCGGCGCTGGAAATGGCGCCGGCCACCGGCGCGCCGGCGCAGGGTGGCGAGTTCCGCCTGTACTTCGCCGAGAACATGGGGCCGCAGCCCTACCTGGCCTGA
- a CDS encoding Gfo/Idh/MocA family oxidoreductase, producing MTTVRLAIIGLGRLGRRHAANLQQTHGAQLVAACSPLAEERDWAATALPGVTLYQDYEAVLQDSNVDAVFLVTPTSLHAAQIIAALKAGKHVFCEKPLALNVEDCLAVEEEAARHPQLKVMIGFVRRFDASYRDAAGKLADGSVGRPYLLRSQTCDKNDESGFFVRFSASSGGIFMDCSIHDIDLARWLLGNPKPKRVWATGTNALHPALAEHQDVDNGVAMCEFEGGQLACFYASRTQAHGHETLTEIFATEGRLSVGANPRANRVEISDAHGVRNECVQDFYQRFAEAFVTEAQVFVDTIRHDRPSPVTLADAREATRIGLAITQAFRSGEAVSL from the coding sequence GTGACTACAGTACGTCTTGCCATCATCGGCCTCGGCCGCCTCGGCCGCCGCCATGCGGCCAACCTGCAGCAAACCCACGGCGCGCAACTGGTTGCCGCCTGCAGCCCGCTAGCGGAGGAACGCGACTGGGCCGCCACCGCCCTGCCAGGCGTCACCCTGTACCAGGACTACGAAGCCGTACTGCAGGACAGCAATGTCGATGCGGTATTCCTGGTTACCCCCACCTCGCTGCACGCCGCGCAGATCATTGCCGCGCTCAAGGCCGGCAAGCATGTGTTCTGCGAAAAGCCGCTGGCGCTGAACGTGGAAGACTGCCTGGCAGTAGAGGAAGAAGCCGCGCGCCACCCGCAGCTCAAGGTGATGATAGGCTTCGTGCGCCGCTTCGACGCCAGCTACCGCGACGCCGCCGGCAAGCTGGCCGACGGCAGCGTGGGCCGCCCCTACCTGCTGCGCTCGCAAACCTGCGACAAGAACGACGAATCCGGCTTCTTCGTGCGCTTCTCCGCCAGCAGCGGCGGCATTTTCATGGATTGCAGCATCCACGACATCGACCTGGCGCGCTGGCTGCTGGGCAACCCCAAGCCCAAGCGGGTATGGGCCACCGGCACCAATGCGCTGCACCCGGCGCTGGCCGAGCACCAGGACGTGGATAACGGCGTGGCGATGTGCGAGTTCGAAGGCGGCCAGCTGGCCTGCTTCTACGCCTCGCGCACCCAGGCCCACGGCCATGAGACGCTCACCGAGATCTTCGCCACCGAAGGCCGCCTGAGCGTGGGCGCCAACCCGCGCGCCAACCGGGTGGAAATCAGCGACGCCCACGGCGTGCGCAACGAGTGCGTGCAGGACTTCTACCAGCGCTTTGCCGAAGCCTTCGTCACCGAGGCGCAGGTGTTCGTGGACACCATCCGCCACGACCGCCCGTCGCCGGTTACCCTGGCCGACGCGCGCGAAGCCACCCGCATCGGTCTGGCCATCACCCAGGCCTTCCGCAGCGGTGAGGCGGTGAGCCTGTAA
- the iolD gene encoding 3D-(3,5/4)-trihydroxycyclohexane-1,2-dione acylhydrolase (decyclizing): MKTVRLTMAQALVRYLAAQYVEAADGSREQLFGGVWAIFGHGNVAGLGEALYAMRDKLPTFRAHNEQGMALAATAYAKAHFRRRMMAISTSIGPGCTNLVTAAATAHVNRLPLLLLPGDIFITRAPDPVLQQVEDFHDGGVSAVDSLRPVSRYFDRIVVPEQLLTALPRAIAYLTDPALCGPVTLALPQDVQAMAFDWPESFFDERTVRFRQPPAEAAEVAALAAILKTAKRPMIVSGGGVLYSKGGVDALRSFAERHGIPVGESQGGKGALAWDHPLLAGSVGVTGTPAANAIAQDADVVLAVGTRLQDFTTGSHALYAQARLLSINVNTFDAIKWGGTSIQADASAGLAALSAALGDWRADAGWEAQTRKLCDGWRRQLAEIVVSSRAALPTYAEAIGAVQASAANSADNDIVVCAAGTLPAELHKLWRTSRPGGYHMEYGYSCMGYEVAGGLGAKMAQPDREVIVMVGDGSYMMLNNELATSVMLGQKIIVVLLDNAGYACINRLQQACGGAQFNNMYEHCLTGPDGAPAIDFELNARSLGAEAETVRSVAELEAAMRRARASKKSYLISLQVDGPQCTPEGGSWWQVGIPEVSERSEVRDARARYEDAVRRQRY; the protein is encoded by the coding sequence GTGAAGACGGTACGTTTGACGATGGCACAGGCGCTGGTGCGCTACCTGGCCGCGCAGTATGTGGAAGCCGCGGACGGCTCGCGCGAGCAGCTGTTCGGCGGGGTGTGGGCGATCTTCGGCCACGGCAACGTGGCCGGCCTGGGTGAAGCGCTGTACGCCATGCGCGACAAGCTGCCCACCTTCCGCGCCCATAACGAGCAGGGCATGGCGCTGGCCGCCACCGCCTACGCCAAGGCGCATTTCCGCCGCCGCATGATGGCGATCAGCACCTCCATCGGCCCCGGCTGCACCAATCTGGTGACCGCTGCCGCCACCGCCCACGTCAACCGCCTGCCGCTGCTGCTGCTGCCGGGCGATATCTTCATCACCCGCGCGCCGGACCCGGTGCTGCAGCAGGTGGAAGACTTCCACGACGGCGGCGTGTCGGCGGTGGACAGCCTGCGCCCGGTGTCGCGCTATTTCGACCGCATCGTGGTACCGGAGCAGCTGCTGACCGCGCTGCCGCGCGCCATCGCCTACCTGACCGACCCGGCGCTGTGCGGCCCGGTAACGCTGGCGCTGCCGCAGGACGTGCAGGCCATGGCCTTCGACTGGCCGGAATCCTTCTTCGACGAGCGCACCGTGCGCTTTCGCCAGCCGCCGGCCGAGGCAGCCGAGGTGGCGGCGCTGGCGGCGATCCTGAAAACCGCCAAGCGCCCGATGATCGTTTCCGGTGGCGGCGTGCTGTACAGCAAGGGCGGCGTGGATGCGCTGCGCAGCTTTGCCGAGCGCCATGGCATCCCGGTAGGCGAGAGCCAGGGCGGCAAGGGCGCGCTGGCGTGGGATCACCCGCTGCTGGCCGGCTCGGTGGGCGTCACCGGTACGCCTGCGGCCAACGCCATTGCGCAGGATGCCGACGTGGTGCTGGCAGTGGGCACCCGGCTGCAGGACTTCACCACCGGCTCGCACGCGCTGTATGCGCAGGCCCGGCTGCTGTCCATCAACGTCAATACCTTCGATGCCATCAAGTGGGGCGGCACCAGCATCCAGGCCGATGCCAGCGCCGGTCTGGCCGCGCTGTCCGCTGCGCTGGGCGACTGGCGTGCCGATGCCGGCTGGGAGGCGCAGACACGCAAGCTGTGCGACGGCTGGCGCCGCCAGCTGGCGGAAATCGTGGTCAGCTCGCGCGCCGCGCTGCCCACCTATGCCGAAGCCATCGGCGCGGTGCAGGCCTCTGCGGCCAACTCTGCCGACAACGACATCGTGGTCTGCGCGGCCGGCACGCTGCCGGCGGAGCTGCACAAGCTGTGGCGCACCAGCCGCCCCGGCGGCTACCACATGGAGTACGGCTACTCCTGCATGGGCTACGAAGTGGCCGGCGGCCTGGGCGCCAAGATGGCGCAGCCCGATCGCGAGGTCATCGTGATGGTGGGCGACGGCAGCTACATGATGCTGAACAACGAACTGGCCACCTCGGTGATGCTGGGGCAGAAGATCATCGTGGTGCTGCTGGACAATGCCGGCTACGCCTGCATCAACCGCCTGCAGCAGGCCTGCGGCGGTGCGCAGTTCAACAATATGTACGAGCACTGCCTGACCGGGCCGGATGGCGCGCCGGCCATCGATTTCGAGCTCAACGCCCGCTCGCTGGGGGCGGAGGCGGAAACGGTACGCAGCGTGGCCGAGCTGGAAGCGGCGATGCGGCGTGCGCGCGCGTCGAAGAAGAGCTATCTGATCAGCCTGCAGGTGGACGGCCCGCAGTGCACGCCCGAAGGCGGCAGCTGGTGGCAGGTGGGCATTCCGGAGGTGTCGGAGCGCAGCGAGGTGCGCGACGCCCGTGCCCGCTACGAGGATGCCGTGCGCCGCCAGCGTTATTGA
- a CDS encoding Gfo/Idh/MocA family protein, which yields MTLQIGVIGTGAIGQDHIRRITQALSGARVVAVNDINPQQARDTVARYQLDAIVHTDAHALVADPAVQALLVTSWGPTHEEFVLAAIARGKPVFCEKPLAVTAEGCRRIVDAEIAHGKRLVQVGFMRPYDAGYRALKDTLQSGAIGAPLMLHCAHRNPTVGDSYTTPMAITDTLIHELDVLRWLLDDDYVSAQVVFPRKSSHASSHLADPQIVLLETTRGVRIDVEIFVNCQYGYDIQCAVVGESGIANLPEPASVLMRSNARLGTAILTDWKQRFIDAYDVELQAFINGVRDGALTGPSAWDGFAAAVAADACVKAQETHQVEAIAMPARPAFYPR from the coding sequence ATGACCCTGCAAATCGGCGTAATCGGCACCGGTGCCATCGGCCAGGACCACATCCGCAGAATCACCCAGGCGCTGTCCGGCGCCCGCGTGGTGGCGGTGAACGACATCAACCCGCAACAGGCGCGCGACACCGTGGCGCGCTACCAGCTGGACGCCATCGTGCATACCGATGCCCACGCGCTGGTGGCCGACCCGGCGGTACAGGCGCTGCTGGTTACCTCCTGGGGCCCGACGCACGAGGAATTCGTGCTGGCAGCCATCGCCAGGGGCAAGCCGGTGTTCTGCGAAAAACCGCTGGCGGTCACCGCCGAAGGCTGCCGCCGCATCGTGGATGCCGAGATCGCCCACGGCAAACGGCTGGTGCAGGTGGGCTTCATGCGCCCCTACGACGCCGGCTACCGCGCGCTGAAAGACACCCTGCAAAGCGGCGCCATCGGCGCACCGCTGATGCTGCACTGCGCGCACCGCAACCCCACGGTGGGCGACAGCTACACCACGCCGATGGCGATTACCGACACCCTGATCCACGAGCTGGACGTGCTGCGTTGGCTGCTGGACGACGACTACGTGTCCGCCCAGGTGGTGTTCCCGCGCAAGAGCAGCCACGCCAGCTCGCACCTGGCCGACCCGCAGATCGTGCTGCTGGAAACCACCCGCGGCGTGCGCATCGACGTGGAAATCTTCGTCAACTGCCAGTACGGCTACGACATCCAGTGCGCGGTGGTGGGGGAAAGCGGCATTGCCAACCTGCCGGAGCCGGCCAGCGTGCTGATGCGCAGCAATGCGCGCCTGGGCACCGCCATCCTCACCGACTGGAAGCAGCGCTTCATCGACGCCTACGACGTGGAGCTGCAAGCCTTCATCAACGGTGTGCGCGACGGCGCGCTGACCGGGCCGTCGGCCTGGGACGGCTTTGCCGCCGCCGTGGCTGCCGATGCCTGCGTCAAGGCACAGGAGACCCACCAGGTGGAAGCCATCGCCATGCCGGCGCGCCCGGCGTTCTACCCGCGCTAA
- a CDS encoding sugar ABC transporter substrate-binding protein: MKRFIKHAASLTLFALAMQALPASAARLGVTMATFDNNFLTILRNNMQKAASGKPGVSLQLEDAQNDVGRQISQVQNFIAQKVDAIIVSSVDTSTTPKLTRLAQAAGIPLVYVNRMPSDKTLPAKVAFVGSDDAVSGTIQMKEVCRLLNGKGNVAIVMGDLATQEARLRTRFEEEVVSKAPCNGIKVVEKQSAKWSRTEGRDLVMNWLTAGLKFDAIIANNDEMALGAIQALKSANKLGNTVVAGIDATQDALGAMKAGEMKVTVFQDAAAQGKGAVEAALKLAAGEKVPAMIWVPYELVTPANYKGYLSRN, from the coding sequence ATGAAACGCTTCATCAAACACGCCGCTTCGCTCACCCTGTTCGCGCTTGCCATGCAGGCGCTGCCGGCATCCGCCGCCCGGCTGGGCGTCACCATGGCAACCTTCGACAACAACTTCCTGACCATCCTGCGCAACAATATGCAGAAGGCCGCCAGCGGCAAGCCGGGGGTCAGCCTGCAGCTGGAGGACGCGCAGAACGACGTGGGCCGCCAGATCAGCCAGGTGCAGAACTTCATCGCGCAGAAGGTGGACGCCATCATCGTCAGCTCGGTGGATACCAGCACCACGCCCAAGCTTACCAGGCTGGCGCAGGCCGCCGGTATTCCGCTGGTGTACGTGAACCGCATGCCCAGCGACAAGACGCTGCCGGCCAAAGTGGCCTTTGTCGGCTCCGATGACGCGGTGTCCGGCACCATCCAGATGAAGGAAGTGTGCCGGCTGCTGAACGGCAAGGGCAATGTCGCCATCGTGATGGGCGACCTGGCCACCCAGGAAGCGCGCCTGCGCACCCGCTTCGAGGAAGAAGTGGTGTCCAAGGCACCGTGCAACGGCATCAAGGTGGTGGAGAAGCAGAGCGCCAAGTGGTCGCGCACCGAGGGCCGCGACTTGGTGATGAACTGGCTGACCGCCGGGCTGAAGTTCGACGCCATCATCGCCAACAACGATGAAATGGCGCTGGGTGCCATCCAGGCGCTGAAGAGCGCCAACAAGCTGGGCAATACCGTGGTGGCCGGCATCGACGCCACCCAGGACGCGCTGGGCGCGATGAAGGCCGGCGAGATGAAGGTGACGGTGTTCCAGGATGCCGCCGCCCAGGGCAAGGGCGCGGTGGAAGCGGCGCTGAAACTGGCCGCCGGCGAGAAAGTGCCGGCGATGATCTGGGTGCCGTACGAGCTGGTCACCCCGGCCAACTACAAGGGCTACCTGAGCCGTAACTGA
- a CDS encoding sugar phosphate isomerase/epimerase family protein, with amino-acid sequence MKIALDPYMHRHLDLPALVRKTTELGYDQIELSPRADFLDWWVMPRAHAARIAGFKRALREHGVGLATLQPMYRWASPFEDERQWAVKCWKKAIEVAVEMDCRLMISEFGRGASPERSVGQGAGTNTKEMCEAAWWRSMEELLPILEREDITLSVEPHPEDWVETLAPALDIVQVLGSRHVKLSYIAPHTFYYGDDMAAMLRAAAPVLAHVRVADTFNHKASSQLRYIVNPPGSGHIRVHQHLDIGQGEIDWDVFFATLADIGFDGVLSSCVFAWEERADESARFMRGEIQRYLDKYTR; translated from the coding sequence ATGAAAATCGCGCTCGACCCCTATATGCACCGCCACCTCGACCTGCCGGCGCTGGTGCGCAAGACCACCGAGCTGGGCTACGACCAGATCGAACTGTCGCCGCGCGCCGACTTCCTCGACTGGTGGGTGATGCCGCGTGCCCACGCCGCTCGCATCGCCGGCTTCAAGCGCGCGCTGCGCGAGCATGGCGTCGGCCTGGCCACCCTGCAGCCGATGTACCGCTGGGCCAGCCCGTTCGAGGACGAGCGGCAGTGGGCGGTGAAGTGCTGGAAGAAGGCCATCGAAGTGGCGGTGGAAATGGACTGCCGGCTGATGATCTCCGAATTCGGCCGCGGTGCCTCGCCGGAGCGCTCCGTCGGCCAGGGCGCCGGCACCAATACCAAAGAGATGTGCGAGGCCGCCTGGTGGCGCTCGATGGAAGAGCTGCTGCCCATCCTGGAGCGCGAGGACATCACCCTGTCGGTGGAGCCGCATCCGGAAGACTGGGTGGAAACCCTGGCCCCGGCGCTGGACATCGTGCAGGTGCTGGGCTCCCGCCACGTCAAGCTGTCCTACATCGCGCCGCACACCTTCTACTACGGCGACGACATGGCCGCCATGCTGCGCGCCGCCGCGCCGGTACTGGCCCATGTGCGCGTGGCCGACACCTTCAACCACAAGGCCAGCTCGCAGCTGCGCTACATCGTCAACCCGCCCGGCTCCGGCCACATCCGCGTACACCAGCACCTGGACATCGGCCAGGGCGAGATCGACTGGGACGTGTTCTTCGCCACCCTGGCCGACATCGGCTTCGACGGCGTGCTGTCGTCCTGCGTGTTCGCCTGGGAAGAACGCGCCGACGAGTCAGCGCGCTTCATGCGCGGCGAGATCCAGCGCTACCTCGATAAATACACCCGTTAA
- a CDS encoding TIM barrel protein: MSRIDFAINRISAPRLSFQDYLAMCRRLGVSTIEIRNDLNGVEISDGTSPASIREAAQAANIRIRSINALYPFDVFDADLQARAVKLAAYARDCGAEALVMCPLNSREDKRSPSERYSDLVKALKQLRPILDDHGISGLVEPLGFEECSLRRKSDAVKAIFDAAGERHYQLVHDTFHHHLSGEDIFYPELTGLVHISGVESKELADSQMRDGHRVLVGDADRLGNLRQLAILLARGYDGVVSFEPFAAEIMEAGDSEALLRTSMDYIRHSLG; encoded by the coding sequence ATGAGCCGCATCGACTTTGCCATCAACCGTATCAGCGCACCGCGCCTGTCGTTCCAGGACTACCTGGCCATGTGCCGCCGCCTGGGCGTGAGCACCATCGAGATCCGCAACGACCTGAACGGCGTGGAGATCAGCGACGGCACCAGCCCGGCCAGCATCCGCGAGGCGGCGCAGGCGGCCAATATCCGCATCCGCTCCATCAACGCGCTGTACCCGTTCGATGTGTTCGATGCCGACCTGCAGGCGCGCGCGGTGAAACTGGCCGCCTACGCCCGCGACTGCGGCGCCGAGGCGCTGGTGATGTGCCCGCTGAACAGCCGGGAAGACAAGCGCAGCCCGAGCGAGCGCTACAGCGACCTGGTGAAGGCGCTCAAACAGCTGCGCCCCATCCTGGACGACCACGGCATTAGCGGCCTGGTGGAGCCGCTGGGCTTCGAGGAGTGTTCACTGCGCCGCAAGTCCGACGCGGTGAAGGCGATTTTCGACGCCGCCGGCGAGCGCCACTACCAGCTGGTGCATGACACCTTCCACCACCACCTGTCCGGCGAAGACATCTTCTACCCCGAGCTTACCGGCCTGGTGCACATCTCCGGTGTGGAATCGAAAGAGCTGGCCGACAGCCAGATGCGCGACGGCCACCGCGTGCTGGTAGGCGATGCCGACCGCCTGGGCAACCTGCGCCAGCTGGCCATCCTGCTGGCACGCGGCTACGACGGCGTGGTGTCGTTCGAGCCGTTCGCCGCCGAGATCATGGAGGCCGGCGACAGCGAAGCGCTGCTGCGCACCAGCATGGACTACATCCGCCACTCGCTGGGCTGA
- a CDS encoding Gfo/Idh/MocA family oxidoreductase, whose translation MNSKKPVAAALIGAGRIGSSHANIVANRLTNATLAAIADPAPGAAARLADKLACPLAYTEVDELLANPDIDAVIIASPARFHTNLAVAAAEAGKAVFCEKPMALTLADADRAIAAAQAAGVPLQVGFNRRWDRAFADAHRAIRAGRIGTPQLLRSLTRDPGPFGGDPARIPPWTIFFETLIHDFDTLLWLNAGARPLEVYAVADALVRPDCKHMGHLDTAVVTIRFDNGAVAVAEANFSALYGYDVRGEVFGSGGMVSMGDVRRSSLALFDAQGVSQDTWRLDSDMFIDGYTAELSAFMDAVKSGKPAGPDGLDARRALEVALACIASVEQKRPVVLSEISAG comes from the coding sequence ATGAACAGCAAGAAACCGGTGGCTGCCGCCCTGATCGGCGCCGGCCGCATCGGCAGCTCGCACGCCAATATCGTGGCCAACCGCCTGACCAATGCCACCCTGGCCGCCATTGCCGACCCGGCGCCGGGCGCCGCCGCCAGACTGGCCGACAAACTGGCCTGCCCGCTGGCCTACACCGAGGTGGACGAGTTGCTGGCCAACCCGGACATCGACGCGGTGATCATCGCCTCGCCGGCGCGCTTTCACACCAACCTGGCGGTGGCTGCCGCCGAGGCCGGCAAGGCGGTGTTCTGCGAGAAGCCTATGGCGCTGACCCTGGCCGACGCCGACCGCGCCATCGCTGCCGCACAGGCTGCCGGCGTGCCGCTGCAGGTGGGCTTCAACCGCCGCTGGGACCGTGCCTTCGCCGATGCCCACCGCGCCATCCGCGCCGGCAGGATCGGCACCCCGCAGCTGCTGCGCTCGCTCACCCGCGACCCCGGCCCCTTCGGTGGCGACCCGGCGCGCATTCCGCCGTGGACCATCTTCTTCGAAACCCTTATCCACGACTTCGACACCCTGCTGTGGCTGAACGCCGGCGCCCGCCCGCTGGAGGTGTACGCGGTGGCCGATGCGCTTGTGCGGCCGGACTGCAAGCACATGGGGCATCTGGATACCGCGGTGGTGACCATCCGCTTCGACAACGGCGCGGTGGCGGTGGCCGAGGCCAATTTCAGCGCGCTGTACGGCTACGACGTGCGCGGCGAGGTGTTCGGCTCCGGCGGCATGGTCAGCATGGGCGATGTGCGCCGCTCCAGCCTGGCGCTGTTCGACGCCCAGGGCGTGTCGCAGGACACCTGGCGGCTGGACAGCGACATGTTCATCGACGGCTACACCGCCGAGCTGTCGGCGTTCATGGACGCGGTGAAGAGCGGCAAGCCGGCAGGGCCGGACGGGCTGGATGCCCGCCGCGCGCTGGAAGTGGCGCTGGCCTGCATCGCCTCGGTGGAGCAGAAGCGCCCGGTGGTGCTGAGCGAAATCAGCGCTGGCTGA
- a CDS encoding endonuclease/exonuclease/phosphatase family protein: MKSISVVTYNLHKGMSPLGRRALMPEIAGALQGLDPDVLFLQEVQGRHLEREQQHQGWPQHDFLAGQLTRHASYGMNARYDHGHHGNAVLSRFPIAAAANHDLTVNRLEQRGLLHTLIQPQGWAQPVACLCGHFNLLARDRRRQYQVLLRYIRQHIPADMPLILAGDFNDWQREADELLKAATGLAEAFVSHTGRHARSFPARLPLLPLDRIYLRGLEVESVVVCRGQPWSHLSDHLPLLARVRPRGRH, encoded by the coding sequence ATGAAAAGCATCAGCGTGGTCACTTACAATTTGCACAAGGGGATGTCGCCGCTCGGGCGGCGGGCATTGATGCCGGAAATCGCCGGCGCATTGCAGGGGCTGGACCCGGACGTGCTGTTCCTGCAGGAGGTGCAGGGCCGCCATCTGGAACGCGAGCAGCAGCACCAGGGTTGGCCGCAGCATGATTTCCTGGCCGGACAGCTGACGCGCCACGCCAGCTACGGCATGAATGCGCGCTACGATCACGGCCACCACGGCAATGCGGTGCTGTCGCGCTTTCCCATTGCCGCCGCGGCCAACCATGACCTGACGGTGAACCGCCTGGAGCAGCGCGGCCTGCTGCACACGCTGATCCAGCCGCAGGGCTGGGCGCAGCCGGTGGCCTGCCTGTGCGGCCACTTCAACCTGCTGGCGCGCGACCGCCGCCGCCAGTACCAGGTGCTGCTGCGCTACATCCGCCAGCACATTCCCGCCGACATGCCGCTGATCCTGGCCGGTGACTTCAACGATTGGCAGCGCGAGGCCGACGAGCTGCTGAAGGCCGCTACCGGCCTGGCGGAAGCCTTCGTCAGCCACACCGGCCGCCATGCGCGCAGCTTCCCGGCGCGGCTGCCGCTGCTGCCGCTGGACCGTATCTACCTGCGCGGGCTGGAGGTGGAGTCGGTGGTGGTATGCCGCGGCCAGCCGTGGTCGCATCTGTCCGACCACCTGCCGCTGCTGGCGCGGGTGCGGCCGCGCGGGCGGCATTGA
- the iolG gene encoding inositol 2-dehydrogenase: MIDVALFGAGRIGKIHAANLFAHQGVRLKYVVDTHAPSAAALAEQYGATVTDTDTAMNDSSVGAVVIASSTDTHAELILRAAAARKAIFCEKPVDLDLARARDCAAAVAAAGVPCLIGFQRRYDPTFAAVKARIEAGEIGTPEMLIVTSRDPGAPPVDYIKRSGGIFKDMLIHDFDICRWILADEVVSVHASASVLTDPAIADAGDADCTAVTLRTRSGRLCQINTTRRAAYGYDQRFEVQGSLGMLQAGNHRPTEVTAYGSKQVATDLPEHFFLERYQAAYAGEMAHFFAVISRGETPRTTVQDGVKALELADAATRSWQEGRVIAL; the protein is encoded by the coding sequence ATGATTGACGTAGCCCTGTTCGGTGCCGGCCGCATCGGCAAGATTCATGCGGCCAACCTTTTCGCCCACCAAGGCGTGCGCCTGAAATACGTGGTGGACACCCACGCCCCGTCCGCCGCCGCGCTGGCCGAACAGTACGGCGCCACGGTTACCGACACCGATACCGCGATGAACGACAGCAGCGTGGGCGCCGTGGTGATCGCCAGCAGCACCGACACCCATGCCGAACTGATCCTGCGCGCCGCCGCCGCGCGCAAGGCCATCTTCTGCGAAAAACCGGTGGATCTCGACCTGGCTCGCGCCCGCGACTGCGCCGCCGCGGTGGCAGCCGCCGGCGTGCCGTGCCTGATCGGCTTCCAGCGCCGCTACGACCCCACCTTCGCCGCGGTGAAGGCACGCATCGAGGCCGGCGAGATCGGCACCCCGGAAATGCTGATCGTCACCAGCCGCGACCCGGGCGCCCCGCCGGTGGACTACATCAAACGCTCCGGCGGCATCTTCAAGGACATGCTGATCCACGACTTCGACATCTGCCGCTGGATCCTGGCCGATGAAGTGGTCAGCGTGCACGCCAGCGCCAGCGTACTCACCGACCCGGCCATTGCCGACGCCGGCGACGCCGACTGCACCGCCGTGACCCTGCGCACCCGCAGCGGCCGCCTGTGCCAGATCAACACCACCCGCCGCGCCGCCTACGGCTACGACCAGCGCTTCGAGGTGCAGGGTAGCCTGGGCATGCTGCAGGCCGGCAACCACCGCCCCACCGAAGTCACCGCCTACGGCAGCAAGCAGGTAGCCACCGACCTGCCGGAACACTTCTTCCTGGAGCGCTACCAGGCCGCCTACGCCGGCGAGATGGCGCACTTCTTCGCGGTGATCAGCCGCGGCGAAACCCCGCGCACCACGGTGCAGGACGGCGTGAAGGCACTGGAGCTGGCCGACGCCGCCACCCGCTCCTGGCAGGAAGGCCGCGTCATCGCGCTGTAA